From the genome of Halorussus sp. MSC15.2, one region includes:
- the thiI gene encoding tRNA uracil 4-sulfurtransferase ThiI: protein MKPPGADTVLVRHADIGVKSGKVQAEMERRLRDNIEAIVSDRDIDAEVERRWSRILLHADAESVDAATDAAADAFGVRSASPAAVVPAEKGPIVDALAGTARKYADAAARGDEDLGDTFAVRARRAGNADAHPFTSEDLEREGGAAVFEQLPDPEVDLNDPDVTFSVECREDEAFVYTEQRPGPGGLPLGSQAKVIALVSGGIDSPVAAWEVMKRGAPIVPVYLELGDYGGPDHEARAMETVRRLADYAPNFDMRVRKVPAGDVMDLLAEEVGPARMLVYRRFMYRVAEHVARETNATGIVTGEAIGQKSSQTARNLGVTSRAADLPIHRPLLSMDKSDITERARRIGTFRDSTIPAGCNRIAPDYPETNATLEIVENAEPDDLFERAAEAAANATVVDI from the coding sequence ATGAAACCGCCGGGAGCCGACACCGTCCTCGTTCGCCACGCCGACATCGGCGTCAAGAGCGGGAAGGTTCAGGCAGAGATGGAGCGACGGCTCCGGGACAACATCGAGGCCATCGTCAGCGACCGGGACATCGACGCCGAGGTCGAGCGACGCTGGTCGCGCATCCTCCTCCACGCCGACGCCGAGAGCGTGGACGCCGCGACCGACGCCGCGGCCGACGCCTTCGGCGTGCGGTCGGCCAGTCCGGCCGCCGTCGTCCCGGCCGAGAAAGGACCCATCGTGGACGCGCTGGCCGGGACCGCCCGGAAGTACGCGGACGCGGCGGCGCGCGGAGACGAGGACCTCGGCGACACGTTCGCCGTGCGCGCCCGTCGCGCCGGTAACGCGGACGCCCACCCCTTCACCAGCGAGGACTTGGAGCGGGAGGGCGGCGCGGCCGTCTTCGAGCAACTCCCCGACCCCGAGGTGGACCTGAACGACCCCGACGTCACCTTCTCCGTCGAGTGTCGCGAGGACGAGGCGTTCGTCTACACCGAGCAGCGGCCCGGTCCGGGCGGTCTCCCGCTCGGGTCGCAGGCCAAGGTAATCGCGCTGGTCAGCGGCGGCATCGACTCGCCGGTCGCGGCGTGGGAGGTCATGAAGCGCGGCGCGCCTATCGTCCCGGTCTACCTCGAACTCGGCGACTACGGCGGACCGGACCACGAGGCCCGCGCGATGGAGACGGTCCGGCGTCTCGCCGACTACGCCCCGAACTTCGATATGCGCGTCCGGAAGGTCCCAGCGGGCGACGTGATGGACCTGCTCGCCGAGGAGGTCGGACCGGCCCGAATGTTGGTCTACCGCCGGTTCATGTACCGCGTGGCCGAACACGTCGCCCGCGAGACGAACGCGACCGGAATCGTGACCGGCGAGGCAATCGGCCAGAAGTCCTCGCAGACCGCCCGGAATCTGGGCGTGACGAGTCGGGCCGCCGACCTCCCGATTCACCGACCCCTGCTCTCGATGGACAAGAGCGACATCACCGAGCGCGCCCGCCGCATCGGCACGTTCCGCGACTCGACGATTCCGGCGGGGTGCAACCGCATCGCGCCGGACTATCCGGAGACCAACGCCACGCTCGAAATCGTGGAGAACGCCGAACCCGACGACCTCTTCGAGCGCGCGGCGGAGG